Proteins co-encoded in one Bradyrhizobium sp. 170 genomic window:
- a CDS encoding DUF2934 domain-containing protein, with translation MAKPSDKEIAARAYKLWEQNGRPEGRDEEFWRLAEQELLNEDKSSPLRTPDTL, from the coding sequence ATGGCTAAGCCGAGCGATAAAGAGATCGCTGCCAGGGCTTACAAGCTATGGGAGCAAAATGGTCGACCCGAGGGGCGAGACGAGGAGTTCTGGCGTCTGGCTGAGCAGGAGCTGCTAAACGAAGATAAATCTTCACCACTACGTACTCCCGACACTTTGTGA
- a CDS encoding ROK family protein has protein sequence MADEKITTTGIAAHGASRLASVEIDTFNIELKDDEGFLGDRASKGAFRDILEKWRKPMRKSGEDPFGKEPTENISKKLLDTVLVGDDAEASAVVHSAIEDFAQELAHVTRRFLKTKAWQKTERIVVGGGFRDSQLGELAIARTEIILKAEDFKIEMLPIRHHPDDAGLIGALHLAPSWIFEGHDSILAVDIGGTNIRCGVIETRSKKSPDLSKASVWKSEQWRHADDGQSREDAVKRLVKMLGDLVAKADKDGFKLAPFIGIACPGVIGSDGSIEKGAQNLPGNWESSKFNLPASLVEAIPQIGEHDTAIVMHNDGVVQGLSEVPFMRDVKRWGVLTIGTGLGNARFTNRNGNGKGER, from the coding sequence ATGGCCGACGAAAAGATCACGACGACCGGCATTGCCGCTCACGGCGCCTCTCGCCTCGCGTCGGTGGAGATCGACACGTTCAACATCGAACTGAAGGACGACGAAGGATTCTTGGGAGACCGCGCCAGCAAGGGCGCCTTCCGGGACATCCTCGAGAAGTGGCGGAAGCCGATGCGCAAATCCGGCGAGGACCCTTTCGGGAAGGAGCCGACCGAAAACATCAGCAAGAAGTTGCTGGATACCGTCCTGGTCGGCGACGACGCCGAAGCCTCGGCGGTCGTGCACAGCGCCATCGAGGACTTCGCCCAGGAGCTCGCCCACGTCACGCGACGCTTTCTCAAGACCAAGGCCTGGCAGAAGACCGAGCGCATCGTGGTGGGTGGAGGTTTTCGCGACAGCCAGCTCGGCGAACTCGCCATCGCACGAACCGAAATCATCCTTAAGGCCGAGGACTTCAAGATCGAGATGCTGCCGATCCGCCACCACCCGGACGACGCAGGCCTTATTGGCGCGCTACACCTCGCTCCTTCCTGGATCTTCGAGGGGCATGACTCCATCCTCGCCGTCGACATCGGCGGTACGAACATCCGCTGCGGCGTCATCGAAACACGTAGCAAGAAGTCACCGGACCTGTCCAAGGCGAGCGTGTGGAAGTCCGAGCAATGGCGCCATGCCGACGACGGGCAGAGCCGTGAGGATGCGGTGAAGCGTCTCGTCAAGATGCTCGGGGACCTGGTCGCGAAGGCGGACAAGGATGGATTCAAGCTCGCGCCGTTCATCGGCATCGCCTGCCCCGGCGTGATCGGGAGCGATGGCTCGATCGAGAAGGGCGCGCAGAACCTGCCCGGCAACTGGGAGAGCAGTAAGTTCAATCTGCCGGCAAGCCTGGTCGAAGCCATCCCGCAGATCGGAGAGCACGACACGGCCATCGTCATGCACAACGACGGCGTGGTGCAGGGGCTATCCGAAGTACCCTTCATGCGGGACGTGAAACGTTGGGGCGTGCTTACGATCGGCACGGGCCTTGGAAACGCCCGCTTCACCAATCGTAATGGCAACGGCAAGGGCGAGCGCTGA
- a CDS encoding DUF3147 family protein: MTPIRFSPSSLREGRWYEYLMRFVLGGAATVFTGLVSSRYGASIGGLFLALPAIFCASATLIEKHEIRRKREAGLAGERRGKEAAALDAAGAALGAIGLLAFAIVFSLIVESSIPAAFVSASLAWLIVSVAAWYVRRKMRSARRRRTAGKTSGSAISRSRYG; the protein is encoded by the coding sequence ATGACGCCGATCCGCTTTTCCCCGTCATCGCTGCGGGAAGGCCGCTGGTACGAATACCTGATGCGCTTCGTGCTCGGCGGCGCCGCGACGGTCTTCACCGGTCTCGTCAGCAGCCGTTATGGGGCATCCATCGGAGGTCTCTTTCTCGCCCTTCCTGCCATCTTCTGCGCCAGCGCGACGCTCATCGAGAAGCATGAAATCCGCCGCAAGCGGGAAGCGGGTCTCGCCGGCGAGCGCCGCGGGAAAGAGGCAGCAGCGCTCGACGCCGCCGGCGCGGCGCTCGGCGCAATCGGGCTGCTGGCCTTTGCGATTGTCTTTTCGCTGATCGTGGAAAGCAGCATCCCGGCCGCCTTTGTCAGCGCGTCGCTTGCCTGGCTGATCGTCTCGGTGGCGGCTTGGTACGTGCGCCGCAAGATGCGGTCAGCGCGCAGGCGCCGAACTGCGGGAAAAACCAGCGGCTCCGCGATTTCGCGAAGCCGCTACGGTTGA